From the Acidovorax carolinensis genome, one window contains:
- a CDS encoding FecCD family ABC transporter permease, translating into MNSSTNYVGQSRRAAWCAAWLLLASAVLALCGASVGSTGFDSVLRMHGDPVAWQIVWDIRLPRTLGAWLAGALLGLSGAVAQGLFRNPLADPYLLGSASGAALGGAVAMALFGVSPVAAHWLARIGITGMAFVGAAGAVVLTLLLAKGVQHTLRLLLAGVIVGVVLGALRDLVELASPDILQAMQAFTLGSTAFVGWMACVLMAVAFGLCSVVAWMLARALDGLTLGEATAASLGLPLMPMRAGLVAAMALATGTAVAQTGLIAFVGLAAPHLVRSIVRVTHERHIVLSSLMGAVLLLAADILARWLLAPQELPVGVLTAALGGTYLLWLMHRRTSQGGAL; encoded by the coding sequence GTGAATTCGTCCACCAATTACGTCGGGCAAAGCCGCCGCGCGGCATGGTGCGCCGCCTGGCTGCTGCTGGCCAGCGCCGTGCTGGCCCTGTGTGGCGCCAGCGTGGGCAGCACGGGTTTCGACAGCGTGCTGCGCATGCATGGCGACCCCGTGGCCTGGCAGATCGTGTGGGACATCCGCCTGCCGCGCACGCTGGGCGCCTGGCTGGCGGGCGCGCTGCTGGGCCTGTCGGGCGCGGTGGCGCAGGGGCTGTTTCGCAACCCGTTGGCCGACCCATACCTGCTTGGCAGTGCCTCGGGCGCAGCGCTGGGCGGGGCCGTGGCCATGGCGCTGTTTGGCGTCTCGCCGGTGGCGGCCCATTGGTTGGCGCGCATCGGCATCACGGGCATGGCTTTCGTGGGCGCGGCGGGCGCCGTGGTGCTCACGCTGCTGCTGGCCAAGGGCGTGCAGCACACGCTGCGCCTTTTGCTGGCGGGCGTGATCGTGGGCGTGGTGCTGGGTGCGCTGCGCGACCTGGTGGAGCTGGCTTCGCCCGACATCCTGCAGGCCATGCAGGCTTTTACGCTGGGTAGCACGGCTTTTGTGGGCTGGATGGCCTGCGTGCTGATGGCCGTGGCCTTTGGTTTGTGCTCGGTGGTGGCGTGGATGCTGGCGCGCGCGCTGGACGGCCTGACGCTGGGCGAGGCCACGGCCGCCAGCCTGGGTTTGCCGCTCATGCCCATGCGCGCCGGTCTGGTGGCCGCCATGGCGCTGGCCACGGGCACGGCCGTGGCGCAGACCGGGTTGATCGCCTTTGTAGGGCTGGCTGCGCCGCACCTGGTGCGATCCATCGTGCGCGTGACGCATGAGCGGCACATCGTGCTCTCCAGCCTCATGGGCGCGGTGCTGCTGCTCGCGGCCGACATTCTGGCGCGCTGGCTGCTGGCGCCGCAGGAGTTGCCTGTGGGCGTGCTCACGGCGGCGCTGGGCGGCACCTACCTGCTGTGGCTCATGCACCGGCGCACATCGCAAGGTGGGGCACTATGA
- a CDS encoding ABC transporter ATP-binding protein, which produces MNSVAISACKISASIGNRSILQGIDLQLPAGRWTSIVGPNGAGKSTLLKVLAGLLPRAAVQGDVQLLGRPLAQIPARERARQLAWLGQNEGSADDLTSYDVAMLGRLPHQAWLAPPGAADHAAVEQALRTTQAWDWRHRPLSQLSGGERQRVLLARALAVQAQVLLMDEPLANLDPPHQTDWLHTMRALVDAGGTVVSVLHEVSLALQADDMVVMAQGRVLHQGACDASETHAALEQVFDRRIHVRHLDGMWMALPSIHRHDNKTKEIDA; this is translated from the coding sequence ATGAATTCAGTAGCTATCAGCGCTTGCAAGATAAGCGCCAGCATCGGAAATCGCTCAATATTGCAGGGCATTGACCTGCAACTGCCCGCCGGGCGCTGGACCAGCATCGTCGGCCCCAATGGCGCGGGCAAGTCCACCCTGCTCAAGGTGCTGGCGGGCCTGCTGCCGCGGGCTGCGGTGCAGGGCGATGTGCAGTTGCTGGGCCGCCCGCTGGCGCAGATCCCGGCACGCGAGCGGGCCCGGCAACTCGCCTGGCTGGGCCAGAACGAAGGCTCTGCCGACGACCTGACGAGCTATGACGTGGCCATGCTGGGCCGCCTGCCGCACCAGGCGTGGCTGGCACCGCCGGGTGCGGCCGACCACGCGGCGGTGGAGCAGGCGCTGCGCACTACGCAGGCCTGGGACTGGCGCCACCGCCCGCTGTCGCAACTGTCGGGCGGCGAGCGCCAGCGCGTGCTGCTGGCCCGCGCCCTTGCCGTGCAGGCGCAGGTGCTGCTGATGGACGAGCCCCTGGCCAACCTCGACCCACCGCACCAGACCGACTGGCTGCACACCATGCGCGCGCTGGTGGACGCCGGTGGCACGGTGGTCAGCGTGCTGCACGAGGTGTCGCTAGCGCTGCAGGCCGACGACATGGTGGTGATGGCGCAGGGCCGCGTGCTGCACCAGGGCGCCTGCGATGCGTCCGAGACCCACGCCGCGTTGGAGCAGGTGTTTGACCGCCGCATCCATGTGCGGCATCTGGATGGCATGTGGATGGCGCTGCCGTCCATACATCGCCATGACAACAAGACCAAGGAAATAGACGCATGA
- the bluB gene encoding 5,6-dimethylbenzimidazole synthase, with amino-acid sequence MVTAVEGAGSANHSSQAFAPGDARAVYRAIFERRDMRHFAGGQVADETLRRLLQAAHHAPSVGFMQPWRFVRVTNAALRHQLHDLVEQERVLTARALGEREDEFMRLKVQGLLDAAEVLAVSLADGRAKHIFGRRTLPQMDLASAACAIQNLWLAARAEGLGMGWVSLFDPTAVARVLQLPEGAEPIALLCLGPVQAFYAEPMLAQARWAQRQPLQALVFDNAWGQASSLFPEGPTP; translated from the coding sequence ATGGTGACGGCGGTGGAGGGCGCAGGCAGCGCCAACCATTCCTCCCAGGCCTTTGCGCCCGGCGATGCCCGGGCCGTGTACCGGGCGATCTTTGAACGGCGCGACATGCGCCACTTTGCCGGCGGCCAGGTGGCGGACGAAACCCTGCGCCGCCTGCTGCAGGCCGCCCACCATGCGCCCAGCGTGGGCTTCATGCAGCCGTGGCGCTTCGTGCGCGTGACCAACGCCGCATTGCGCCATCAGTTGCACGATCTGGTGGAGCAGGAACGCGTGCTTACGGCCCGCGCCTTGGGCGAGCGCGAGGACGAATTCATGCGCCTGAAGGTGCAGGGCCTGCTGGATGCCGCCGAGGTGCTGGCGGTTTCGCTGGCCGATGGCCGCGCAAAGCACATCTTTGGCCGCCGCACGCTGCCGCAGATGGACCTTGCCTCGGCCGCCTGTGCCATCCAGAACCTGTGGCTGGCGGCGCGCGCCGAGGGCCTGGGCATGGGCTGGGTGTCGCTGTTCGACCCCACCGCCGTGGCCCGCGTGCTGCAGTTGCCCGAGGGTGCCGAGCCGATCGCCTTGCTGTGCCTGGGGCCGGTGCAGGCGTTTTATGCCGAGCCCATGCTGGCCCAGGCCCGCTGGGCCCAGCGCCAGCCGCTGCAGGCGCTGGTGTTCGACAATGCCTGGGGACAGGCCAGCAGCCTGTTCCCGGAAGGACCAACGCCATGA
- the cbiB gene encoding adenosylcobinamide-phosphate synthase CbiB — MNLEAVGMLPQSMVAALLGAVALLLAVWLDRLLGEPPARAHPVVWMGQVLRWWGERLAPLSPRSADWKCFWAAALVWCALAAMVFVIFWGLQWAALQLHWVLAAALMALLLKPLFAWRMLCDEVLAVEDALARSLPEGRERLSRLVSRDVAQLDALQVRESAIESLAENLNDSVVAPLFWFALLGLPGAALYRFANTADAMWGYPGMRGGRYWQWAGKWAARADDVLSWLPARITALLLALSARGLPLRTLARQARKTPSPNSGWPMAAMSMALGVRLAKPGVYVLNSKGRKAGPLDTRRAEKLVSTVVMALVPLAAVVHCLVVVATGA; from the coding sequence ATGAATCTCGAAGCGGTAGGGATGTTGCCCCAGTCCATGGTGGCGGCGCTGCTGGGCGCGGTGGCGCTGCTGCTGGCGGTGTGGCTGGACCGCCTGCTGGGCGAGCCGCCCGCGCGCGCGCACCCCGTGGTGTGGATGGGGCAGGTGCTGCGCTGGTGGGGCGAGCGGCTTGCGCCGCTGTCGCCCAGGTCGGCCGATTGGAAGTGTTTTTGGGCTGCAGCGCTTGTCTGGTGTGCGCTGGCAGCTATGGTTTTTGTAATCTTCTGGGGCCTGCAATGGGCCGCGCTGCAACTGCACTGGGTGCTGGCGGCGGCGCTGATGGCGCTGCTGCTCAAGCCCTTGTTTGCCTGGCGCATGCTGTGCGACGAAGTGCTGGCGGTGGAAGACGCTCTGGCCCGCTCGCTGCCCGAGGGGCGCGAGCGCCTGTCGCGCCTGGTGAGCCGCGATGTGGCGCAGCTCGATGCATTGCAGGTGCGCGAATCGGCCATTGAATCGCTGGCCGAAAACCTCAACGACTCGGTGGTGGCGCCGCTGTTTTGGTTTGCGTTGCTGGGCCTGCCCGGCGCCGCGCTGTACCGCTTTGCCAACACGGCCGATGCCATGTGGGGCTATCCGGGCATGCGCGGCGGCCGTTACTGGCAATGGGCGGGCAAGTGGGCCGCCCGCGCGGACGATGTGCTGTCGTGGCTGCCCGCGCGCATCACGGCGCTGCTGCTGGCGCTGTCCGCACGGGGCCTGCCGCTGCGCACCCTGGCGCGCCAGGCGCGCAAAACCCCCTCGCCCAACAGCGGCTGGCCCATGGCGGCGATGTCCATGGCACTGGGGGTGCGGCTGGCCAAGCCGGGCGTTTATGTGCTCAACAGCAAGGGCCGCAAAGCCGGACCGCTTGACACGCGGCGCGCGGAAAAGCTGGTGTCCACGGTGGTGATGGCGCTGGTGCCGCTGGCGGCGGTGGTTCACTGCCTGGTCGTGGTGGCGACCGGCGCATGA
- a CDS encoding aminotransferase class I/II-fold pyridoxal phosphate-dependent enzyme, whose protein sequence is MTNVVAVLPMHGGPDAAGVPLHDFSTNSNACGPCPEALHAVQAADATRYPDPAYAALREGLGAFHGVPPARIVLAASASEFIHRITALAAQQGAVQVALPAHSYGDYAQAAQARGLPVVRGGVVAAAGLQWACEPSSPLGCTDPAVHRWRHGATAPVLRVLDCAYAPLRLDEEGAWTGVPALQLPPACWQLWTPNKALGLTGVRAAYAVAPAGMDAQVLALNALAPSWPVGAHGVALLQAWMEPVVQQWLVHSLGSLRDWKARQQGLCAELGWQVQPGSLANYFCALPNGSHPPQAFAHMLDGLRNAGIKLRDCASFGLPGQVRLGVLPPASQDALVAAWRAMVATLPNQKDMA, encoded by the coding sequence ATGACCAACGTGGTGGCGGTGTTGCCCATGCATGGTGGCCCCGATGCGGCGGGCGTGCCGCTGCACGATTTTTCGACCAACAGCAACGCCTGTGGCCCGTGCCCCGAGGCGCTGCACGCCGTGCAGGCGGCCGACGCCACGCGCTACCCCGACCCGGCCTACGCCGCGCTGCGCGAGGGTCTGGGTGCTTTTCATGGCGTGCCCCCGGCGCGCATCGTGCTGGCGGCCAGCGCCAGTGAATTCATTCACCGCATTACCGCGCTGGCGGCGCAGCAGGGTGCGGTGCAGGTGGCCTTGCCCGCACACAGCTATGGCGACTATGCCCAGGCGGCACAGGCGCGTGGCCTGCCAGTGGTGCGGGGCGGCGTCGTCGCCGCTGCGGGTTTGCAATGGGCCTGCGAGCCCTCTAGTCCGTTGGGCTGTACCGACCCTGCTGTGCATAGATGGCGGCATGGGGCCACCGCCCCAGTGCTGCGCGTGCTGGACTGCGCCTACGCGCCGCTGCGGCTGGACGAGGAGGGCGCCTGGACGGGCGTGCCCGCGTTGCAGCTGCCACCGGCCTGCTGGCAGCTGTGGACGCCCAACAAGGCCTTGGGGCTTACCGGGGTGCGCGCAGCCTACGCCGTGGCGCCCGCAGGCATGGATGCGCAGGTGCTGGCCCTGAATGCCCTGGCCCCCTCGTGGCCCGTGGGGGCGCATGGCGTGGCGTTGTTGCAGGCATGGATGGAGCCTGTGGTGCAGCAGTGGCTGGTGCACAGCCTGGGTAGCCTGCGCGACTGGAAAGCGCGCCAGCAGGGGTTGTGTGCGGAGTTGGGCTGGCAGGTGCAGCCCGGCAGCCTGGCCAACTATTTCTGCGCCCTGCCCAATGGCTCCCATCCGCCGCAGGCCTTCGCGCACATGCTCGACGGGCTGCGCAATGCGGGCATCAAGCTGCGCGACTGCGCTTCGTTTGGCTTGCCGGGGCAAGTGCGGCTGGGCGTGCTGCCACCCGCCTCACAGGACGCACTGGTTGCCGCGTGGCGCGCAATGGTGGCGACCCTTCCCAACCAGAAAGACATGGCATGA
- a CDS encoding cobyric acid synthase: MVLGTTSGAGKSWLTTALCRYYSNLGLKVAPFKAQNMSNNARVVEGIDGAWGEIGSAQYFQALAANARPEVRMNPLLLKPEADTHSQVVLMGQVSAELTAMPWRGRSEKVWPQIAAALDALRADNDVVVIEGAGSPAEINLHASDIVNMRVARHAQARCLLVTDIDRGGAFAHLYGTWALLPEDERALIHGFVLNKFRGDAALLAPAPQMLQQLTGVPTVATIPMQWQHGLPEEDGVFDDRSVAAGVVTKTIAVIAYPRISNLDEFQPLKNMQGVRLQWVRSPADVALLQLRDWIVVPGSKATAADLAWLRAQGLDSAIAAHAGRGGAVLGVCGGLQMLGEALIDPEGIDGNGPGLGLLPLVTVFEPAKTVRHTEARFGQLADGPWAALSGVPVAGYEIHHGQTAQHTAMAAKGDVARAAIPGLAWQNRAGNVLGLYLHGLFEDSAALQALFATSGNAPVRTLDAVFDGLADALQAHFAPGVLQSLIHS, from the coding sequence ATGGTGCTGGGCACTACCAGCGGCGCTGGCAAAAGCTGGCTGACCACCGCCCTGTGCCGTTACTACAGCAACTTGGGACTCAAGGTCGCGCCGTTCAAGGCGCAGAACATGAGCAACAACGCGCGCGTGGTCGAGGGTATCGACGGCGCCTGGGGCGAAATCGGTTCCGCCCAATACTTTCAGGCCCTGGCCGCAAACGCCCGGCCCGAGGTGCGCATGAACCCGCTGCTGCTCAAGCCCGAGGCCGACACGCACAGCCAGGTGGTGCTGATGGGGCAGGTGAGCGCCGAACTCACGGCCATGCCCTGGCGCGGCCGCAGCGAAAAGGTCTGGCCGCAGATCGCCGCGGCGCTCGATGCCTTGCGCGCCGACAACGATGTGGTGGTGATCGAGGGCGCTGGCTCGCCCGCCGAAATCAACCTGCACGCCAGCGACATCGTCAACATGCGTGTGGCGCGCCATGCGCAGGCCCGCTGCCTGCTGGTGACCGACATCGACCGGGGCGGCGCGTTTGCCCACCTGTATGGCACCTGGGCGCTGCTGCCCGAGGACGAGCGTGCGCTGATCCACGGCTTTGTGCTCAACAAGTTTCGCGGCGACGCGGCCCTGCTGGCGCCCGCCCCGCAGATGCTGCAACAGCTGACCGGTGTGCCCACCGTGGCCACCATTCCCATGCAGTGGCAGCACGGCCTGCCCGAAGAAGACGGTGTGTTTGACGACCGCAGCGTTGCCGCCGGGGTGGTGACAAAAACCATTGCCGTCATCGCCTACCCGCGCATCAGCAACCTCGACGAATTCCAGCCGCTCAAGAACATGCAGGGAGTGCGCCTGCAGTGGGTGCGCAGTCCGGCCGATGTGGCGCTCCTGCAGCTCCGCGACTGGATCGTGGTCCCCGGCTCCAAGGCCACGGCGGCCGACCTGGCCTGGTTGCGCGCGCAGGGGCTCGATAGCGCCATTGCCGCGCACGCCGGGCGCGGCGGCGCAGTGCTGGGTGTCTGCGGCGGCCTGCAGATGCTGGGCGAGGCGCTGATCGACCCCGAAGGCATCGACGGCAACGGCCCCGGCCTGGGCCTGCTGCCGCTGGTCACGGTGTTCGAGCCCGCCAAAACGGTGCGCCACACCGAGGCGCGCTTTGGCCAGCTGGCGGACGGTCCCTGGGCGGCACTGTCGGGCGTGCCGGTGGCCGGCTACGAAATTCACCACGGCCAGACCGCGCAGCACACCGCCATGGCGGCCAAAGGCGACGTGGCGCGGGCGGCCATTCCCGGCCTGGCCTGGCAAAACCGCGCGGGCAATGTGCTGGGTTTGTATCTGCATGGCCTGTTTGAAGACTCGGCTGCCTTGCAGGCGCTGTTTGCCACGTCCGGCAACGCGCCCGTGCGCACGCTCGATGCCGTGTTTGACGGCCTGGCCGATGCGCTTCAGGCGCACTTTGCGCCGGGCGTATTGCAATCCCTGATCCATTCCTGA
- the cobT gene encoding nicotinate-nucleotide--dimethylbenzimidazole phosphoribosyltransferase: MTFNCTIPVISDLHDTALTARLQHRIDHKTKPLGALGRLEPLALRIGQILGSESPQLEHPQMLVCAADHGLAARGVSAYPSDVTWQMVENFLAGGAAVSVLARQHGLALTVVDCGVARDFALRPAVPGQPQLLVRKVAPGTHDASTGPAMTAAQCAQALANGMDVVRNLPGNALLLGEMGIGNTSVASLLLSRLCGIPLDECTGAGTGLDAAGVARKRAVLAQALQANEGAVEPLDALAALGGFEVATLVGAVLQAASERRVIVVDGFITSAAVLVAARLQPHVLQRCVFAHGSAEPGHAHLLAHLVPHPQARPLLDMGLRLGEGSGAALAWPLLQSACCILREMASFEAAGVATQSA; encoded by the coding sequence ATGACCTTCAACTGCACGATTCCTGTCATTTCCGACCTGCACGACACCGCGCTGACGGCGCGCCTGCAGCACCGCATCGACCACAAGACCAAGCCCCTGGGCGCGCTGGGCCGGCTGGAGCCGCTGGCGTTGCGCATCGGCCAGATCCTGGGCAGCGAGTCACCCCAGCTTGAGCACCCGCAAATGCTGGTCTGCGCGGCCGATCATGGGTTGGCGGCGCGCGGCGTGTCGGCCTACCCGAGCGACGTGACCTGGCAGATGGTCGAAAACTTTCTGGCCGGTGGCGCCGCCGTGAGCGTGCTGGCGCGCCAGCATGGCCTGGCGCTCACCGTGGTGGACTGCGGCGTGGCGCGCGACTTTGCGCTGCGCCCTGCCGTGCCCGGCCAGCCACAGCTGCTGGTGCGCAAGGTGGCGCCGGGCACGCACGACGCATCCACCGGCCCCGCGATGACGGCCGCGCAATGCGCCCAGGCGCTGGCCAACGGCATGGACGTGGTGCGCAATCTGCCCGGCAACGCGCTGCTTCTGGGCGAAATGGGGATTGGCAACACCTCGGTGGCCTCGCTGTTGCTGTCGCGCCTGTGCGGCATACCTTTGGACGAGTGCACCGGCGCCGGCACCGGCCTGGACGCGGCCGGCGTCGCGCGCAAGCGCGCCGTGCTGGCGCAGGCATTGCAGGCCAATGAGGGCGCGGTCGAACCCCTCGACGCCCTGGCCGCGCTGGGTGGTTTCGAGGTCGCCACACTGGTGGGCGCCGTACTGCAGGCTGCGTCGGAGCGCCGTGTGATCGTGGTCGATGGCTTCATCACCAGCGCCGCCGTGCTGGTGGCCGCGCGCCTGCAACCCCACGTGCTGCAGCGCTGCGTGTTTGCCCACGGCTCGGCCGAGCCCGGCCATGCGCACCTGCTGGCGCACCTGGTGCCACATCCGCAGGCCCGGCCGCTGCTGGACATGGGCCTGCGCCTGGGCGAGGGCTCGGGCGCGGCGCTGGCCTGGCCGCTGTTGCAGTCGGCCTGCTGCATCCTGCGCGAAATGGCCAGCTTCGAGGCGGCGGGGGTGGCCACGCAGTCGGCGTGA
- a CDS encoding AbrB/MazE/SpoVT family DNA-binding domain-containing protein, whose protein sequence is MHTLKLTQVGNSVGAIFPKELLARLQLEKGDELYVTETPDGLRITTHNPEFEAQMRVAREIMKERRAVLHELAK, encoded by the coding sequence ATGCACACCCTCAAACTTACCCAGGTCGGCAACTCCGTCGGCGCCATTTTTCCCAAAGAGCTGCTCGCGCGCTTGCAACTGGAAAAAGGCGACGAGCTGTACGTGACAGAAACGCCCGACGGCTTGCGCATCACGACGCATAACCCCGAGTTCGAAGCGCAGATGCGCGTGGCACGCGAGATCATGAAAGAGCGCCGGGCTGTCTTGCACGAGCTGGCCAAATGA
- a CDS encoding type II toxin-antitoxin system death-on-curing family toxin, with protein sequence MRREWVWLDRAVVVAIHEMQLAEHGGGAGVRDAGLLDSALGKPLQLQAYGDPPPDAAALAASYGYGISRNHPFIDGNKRTGFVAAELFLRLNGQVLGADDASCVLTMLAVAAGDMSEEGFAAWLRMHSAARA encoded by the coding sequence ATGAGGCGCGAATGGGTCTGGCTAGATCGCGCAGTCGTTGTCGCCATCCACGAGATGCAACTGGCCGAGCACGGTGGCGGCGCCGGCGTGCGCGATGCCGGCCTGCTCGACTCGGCCCTGGGCAAACCGCTCCAGCTGCAGGCGTATGGCGATCCACCACCTGACGCCGCAGCGCTGGCGGCGTCCTATGGCTACGGTATCTCGCGCAACCACCCGTTCATCGATGGCAACAAGCGCACCGGTTTTGTGGCTGCCGAACTTTTTCTACGCCTTAATGGGCAGGTGCTGGGGGCCGACGATGCGTCGTGTGTGCTCACAATGCTCGCCGTTGCCGCCGGCGACATGTCGGAAGAAGGCTTTGCGGCGTGGCTGCGTATGCACAGCGCTGCACGGGCATGA
- a CDS encoding GGDEF domain-containing protein produces the protein MLLFSSRGELPQFLSVVLANQALLMGATVYYIGSRRFLGHGGGWALWGSVAVASTLVITWLTYVTPSYAMRVAIFSLLMAVLYGAHLRFQLRHGGKGFPTRLVQVVLALHILVLMARFTSVLMGRAGNGVMEPSPFQTIYMGAYVMTVLMLSIGAILLATDRVRTELEHLATHDSLTQTLNRRAVMQLCQEELDRARRYGHGPSIMMLDLDNFKAVNDTHGHQHGDAVLVHFAACTKSALRSEDRLGRYGGEEFLVLLPDTDAPAAHHVAQRIHALLQAGHPLDCQLSIGVTSWQGQTDTLDAMLARADAALYQAKKRGRNQTCAG, from the coding sequence ATGCTGCTCTTCAGCAGCCGTGGTGAGCTCCCCCAATTTCTCTCAGTCGTTCTGGCCAACCAGGCGCTGCTGATGGGCGCCACGGTCTATTACATCGGCAGCCGCCGATTCCTGGGACATGGTGGTGGATGGGCCTTGTGGGGCAGCGTCGCGGTCGCATCCACGCTGGTGATTACATGGCTGACTTACGTAACGCCCAGTTATGCAATGCGCGTCGCCATCTTCTCGCTGCTGATGGCGGTGCTGTATGGCGCGCACCTGCGCTTTCAATTGCGACATGGGGGCAAGGGCTTTCCCACACGGCTGGTGCAGGTCGTGCTGGCGCTGCACATCCTGGTGCTGATGGCGCGCTTCACTTCGGTCCTCATGGGCCGGGCCGGCAACGGCGTCATGGAGCCTTCACCTTTCCAGACGATATACATGGGCGCGTATGTGATGACGGTGCTGATGCTGTCCATTGGCGCCATCTTGCTGGCGACCGACCGGGTGCGCACCGAACTGGAGCACCTGGCCACACACGACTCGCTCACCCAGACACTGAACCGCCGCGCCGTGATGCAGCTGTGCCAGGAGGAACTGGACCGCGCCCGCCGCTATGGCCACGGGCCGTCGATCATGATGCTCGACCTGGACAACTTCAAGGCGGTGAACGACACCCATGGCCACCAGCATGGCGATGCGGTGCTGGTCCATTTCGCTGCGTGCACCAAGTCTGCATTGCGCAGCGAAGACCGCCTGGGTCGTTACGGTGGCGAAGAGTTTCTGGTTCTGCTGCCCGACACCGATGCCCCGGCAGCCCACCATGTGGCACAACGCATCCACGCGCTGCTTCAGGCAGGGCACCCGCTTGACTGCCAGCTCAGCATCGGGGTGACCAGCTGGCAGGGTCAGACGGACACCCTGGACGCCATGCTGGCACGCGCCGACGCTGCGCTCTACCAGGCCAAGAAGCGGGGCCGCAACCAGACCTGCGCGGGGTGA
- a CDS encoding dioxygenase: MSELTQAQLLALVNTKKIAPGNARVRQLTERIVTDLFKTIDELDVTPDEFWAAAGWLTRLGAAGQTGLITAGLGFDRLLDIRADEADAKAGRAGGTPRAIEGPLFVAGAPMSQVEVRLDEGEPKGEVFVMEGQVQDLNGQPVPHASVDVWHANELGGYSHFFPGMKPYELRRRIETGAKGQYRFRSFLPPGYAIPPNSPTSELFEALGRHGNRPAHIHFLVAAPGMRTLTTQVNIPGDTYIDDDFAFATRDGLIVALEKNVAPAGYESLGISAPFTRTKFNFVMQNAASADEALPLTRMERVSTPA, from the coding sequence ATGTCCGAACTCACCCAAGCCCAACTGCTTGCACTGGTCAACACCAAGAAGATCGCCCCCGGCAATGCGCGCGTGCGCCAGCTCACCGAGCGCATCGTTACCGACCTGTTCAAGACCATCGACGAACTCGATGTGACCCCCGACGAGTTCTGGGCCGCCGCCGGCTGGCTCACGCGCCTGGGCGCGGCGGGCCAGACGGGCCTGATCACCGCGGGCCTCGGTTTTGACCGCCTGCTCGACATCCGTGCCGACGAGGCCGACGCCAAGGCGGGCCGCGCAGGTGGCACGCCGCGCGCCATCGAAGGCCCGCTGTTTGTGGCGGGTGCACCCATGTCCCAGGTCGAGGTGCGCCTCGATGAGGGCGAGCCCAAGGGCGAAGTGTTCGTGATGGAGGGCCAGGTGCAGGACCTGAACGGCCAGCCTGTGCCCCACGCCTCGGTGGATGTGTGGCACGCCAATGAGCTGGGCGGCTATTCGCACTTCTTCCCCGGCATGAAGCCCTACGAGCTGCGCCGCCGCATCGAGACGGGAGCCAAGGGCCAGTACCGCTTTCGCTCGTTCCTGCCACCTGGCTACGCGATTCCCCCGAACAGCCCCACGTCCGAGCTGTTCGAGGCCCTGGGCCGCCACGGCAACCGCCCCGCGCACATCCACTTTCTGGTGGCGGCACCCGGCATGCGCACGCTGACCACACAGGTCAACATCCCCGGCGACACTTACATCGACGACGACTTTGCCTTCGCCACGCGCGATGGCCTGATCGTGGCCCTGGAGAAAAACGTGGCGCCTGCAGGCTACGAATCGCTGGGCATCAGCGCGCCCTTCACGCGCACGAAGTTCAACTTCGTGATGCAGAACGCCGCCAGTGCCGACGAAGCCCTGCCACTGACGCGCATGGAGCGTGTATCCACCCCCGCCTGA
- the catC gene encoding muconolactone Delta-isomerase has translation MLFLVRMDVNIPRDLPVEQANEIKAREKAYSQDLQRDGRWKSIWRVVGEYANYSIFDVASNDELHQLLQGLPLFPFMKISVTPLAQHPSAI, from the coding sequence ATGCTGTTTCTGGTTCGTATGGATGTGAACATTCCGCGCGACTTGCCCGTGGAGCAAGCCAACGAGATCAAGGCCCGCGAAAAGGCCTATTCGCAAGACCTGCAGCGCGACGGCCGCTGGAAGAGCATCTGGCGCGTGGTGGGCGAATATGCCAACTACAGCATCTTTGATGTGGCGTCCAACGACGAACTGCACCAGCTGCTGCAAGGCCTGCCGCTGTTCCCGTTCATGAAGATCTCCGTCACCCCGCTGGCGCAGCACCCTTCGGCCATCTGA